The Peribacillus simplex genome contains a region encoding:
- a CDS encoding YicC/YloC family endoribonuclease, producing the protein MVTSMTGYGREEAENEQVKVFAEIKTVNHRFCEYTIRMPRQLLVLEEKVKKKANQYIRRGRVEIFITVEGESLVSKKVKIDWDLADQYVGLMDEVKGKYNLESSITLQDMLQLESVFITEEVPAVPADLESLLLNAVTGALENLKKMRNLEGQELALDMSRQLKKFGEIVAGVKMHAPSVVEKYKARLETKLAELTEGLIEDSRIVTEAAIFADKCDINEELTRLDSHVQQFSRTLTHSEPIGRKLDFLVQEMNREVNTIGSKANDSSITKEVVEMKSLLEKLKEQVQNIE; encoded by the coding sequence ATGGTTACCAGTATGACGGGCTATGGAAGAGAAGAAGCGGAAAACGAACAGGTCAAGGTCTTTGCCGAAATTAAGACCGTGAACCATCGTTTTTGTGAATATACGATTCGGATGCCGCGCCAGCTTTTGGTTTTGGAAGAAAAGGTGAAGAAGAAGGCGAATCAATACATAAGAAGGGGACGGGTGGAAATCTTCATTACAGTGGAAGGTGAGAGCCTGGTTTCCAAAAAGGTGAAGATCGATTGGGATCTTGCGGATCAGTATGTTGGATTGATGGACGAAGTCAAGGGAAAATACAACCTGGAAAGTTCCATTACATTACAGGATATGCTGCAACTTGAATCGGTTTTCATAACGGAAGAAGTACCTGCGGTTCCTGCCGATTTGGAATCCCTGTTATTGAATGCCGTCACTGGGGCATTGGAAAATCTGAAAAAAATGCGGAATCTGGAAGGTCAGGAACTGGCCTTGGACATGAGTCGCCAGCTGAAAAAGTTTGGGGAGATTGTAGCAGGGGTCAAAATGCATGCACCTTCAGTCGTCGAGAAATATAAAGCCCGGTTGGAAACCAAACTTGCCGAGTTGACTGAAGGATTGATTGAAGATAGCCGTATTGTGACAGAAGCGGCCATTTTTGCCGATAAATGTGATATAAATGAAGAACTGACCAGACTCGATAGCCATGTACAGCAATTTTCAAGGACGCTTACCCACAGTGAACCAATTGGAAGAAAACTTGACTTCCTTGTCCAGGAAATGAACAGGGAAGTCAATACGATTGGCTCAAAGGCAAATGATTCGTCCATTACCAAAGAAGTGGTGGAAATGAAAAGTCTTCTTGAAAAATTAAAGGAACAGGTTCAAAATATCGAGTAG
- the remA gene encoding extracellular matrix/biofilm regulator RemA, producing MSIKLINIGFGNIVSANRIVSIVSPESAPIKRIIQDARDRGSLIDATYGRRTRAVIITDSDHVILSAVQPETVAARLQDRDDSVEEG from the coding sequence ATGTCAATTAAGCTCATTAATATTGGTTTTGGAAATATCGTTTCCGCAAACCGGATCGTATCCATCGTGAGCCCTGAATCGGCTCCGATCAAAAGGATCATCCAAGACGCCCGTGACCGCGGATCCTTAATAGATGCTACATATGGTAGAAGAACCAGGGCCGTAATAATTACAGACAGCGACCATGTTATCTTATCTGCCGTTCAACCGGAAACGGTTGCTGCACGGCTCCAAGACAGAGATGACAGCGTAGAAGAGGGGTAA
- the gmk gene encoding guanylate kinase yields the protein MREKGLLIVLSGPSGVGKGTVRKAIFSQPGTAFEYSISMTTRLPRHGEVDGVDYFFKKREEFEALIKEGKLLEYAEFVGNYYGTPVDYVRETIDSGKDVFLEIEVQGAKQVREKFPEGLFIFLAPPSLTELESRIVTRGTETEEAIKGRMKVAKEEIELMDLYDYVVENDHVDAACARINAIVIAEHCRRERVAVLYKKMLEAE from the coding sequence ATGAGAGAAAAAGGTTTATTAATCGTTTTGTCCGGTCCATCCGGTGTTGGTAAAGGAACTGTAAGGAAGGCGATTTTTTCTCAGCCAGGAACGGCATTCGAATATTCAATTTCGATGACGACACGGCTGCCTCGCCATGGTGAAGTGGACGGAGTGGACTATTTCTTCAAAAAACGCGAGGAATTCGAAGCACTTATCAAAGAAGGAAAATTGCTGGAATATGCTGAGTTCGTCGGTAATTATTATGGAACACCCGTGGATTATGTCCGTGAAACAATCGATTCCGGAAAAGATGTATTTCTGGAAATAGAAGTTCAAGGAGCTAAACAGGTCCGGGAGAAATTCCCTGAAGGACTTTTCATTTTCCTTGCTCCTCCGAGTTTGACTGAACTCGAAAGCCGCATCGTTACTCGCGGAACCGAGACGGAGGAAGCGATAAAAGGACGGATGAAGGTGGCTAAGGAAGAAATAGAACTTATGGATCTATACGATTATGTTGTAGAAAATGATCATGTGGATGCCGCATGTGCGCGAATTAATGCAATTGTAATTGCCGAGCATTGCCGTCGGGAAAGAGTTGCTGTTTTATATAAAAAAATGTTGGAGGCGGAATAA
- the rpoZ gene encoding DNA-directed RNA polymerase subunit omega, whose protein sequence is MLYPSIDSLLLKIDSKYSLVSVAAKRAREMQIKDNCLVKPVSHKAVGRALEEIHSGKLTYDNSYEEN, encoded by the coding sequence ATGTTATATCCATCAATTGATTCTCTATTACTTAAAATCGATTCTAAATACTCACTTGTATCAGTGGCGGCTAAGCGCGCCAGGGAAATGCAAATTAAAGATAATTGCCTCGTAAAACCAGTTTCCCATAAAGCGGTAGGTCGTGCCCTTGAAGAAATTCATTCCGGTAAATTGACTTATGATAATTCTTACGAGGAAAACTAA
- the coaBC gene encoding bifunctional phosphopantothenoylcysteine decarboxylase/phosphopantothenate--cysteine ligase CoaBC yields MLIDKKVLLCVTGGIAVYKAAALTSKLTQEGAHVKVIMSESARKFVTPLTFQALSRNDVFTDTFDEKDSSVIAHIDLADWADIILLAPATANVIGKVANGIADDMITTTLLATEAPVWVAPAMNVHMYAHPAVQKNMETLRSFGYQFIEPGEGYLACGYVGKGRLEEPETIVEHLNRYFGERKSQKQPLKGKKYLITAGPTREAIDPVRYVTNHSSGKMGYALAEEAIEMGAEVTLITGPVNLTPPFKARVIPVESAADMYDAVFEQFGSSDVVIMTAAVADYKPKIYHAQKMKKQPGENVIEFERTKDILKELGENKTHQILVGFAAETNNVEEYARGKLVKKNADMIVANNVTVAGAGFGTDTNIVTIYDKDGSATELPKMSKADIAKSILAEVSRMQKE; encoded by the coding sequence ATGCTTATCGATAAAAAAGTACTTCTTTGTGTCACCGGCGGGATTGCTGTATATAAGGCTGCTGCCCTGACAAGTAAATTAACTCAGGAAGGTGCGCATGTAAAAGTGATCATGAGTGAATCGGCCCGTAAGTTCGTGACGCCGCTCACCTTTCAGGCACTTTCGAGAAATGATGTTTTTACAGATACTTTTGATGAGAAGGATTCTTCAGTCATTGCCCATATCGACTTGGCTGATTGGGCTGATATCATCCTGTTGGCCCCAGCTACAGCCAATGTCATTGGCAAGGTAGCCAATGGAATCGCGGATGATATGATCACGACCACGCTACTGGCAACGGAAGCCCCTGTTTGGGTTGCACCGGCAATGAACGTGCACATGTACGCCCATCCAGCGGTTCAGAAAAATATGGAGACACTTCGGTCGTTTGGATATCAATTCATTGAACCGGGTGAAGGGTATTTGGCCTGCGGTTATGTCGGAAAAGGGCGATTGGAGGAACCGGAAACAATCGTAGAACACCTTAATCGATATTTCGGTGAACGCAAATCACAGAAACAGCCTCTTAAAGGAAAGAAATATTTGATAACGGCAGGACCGACTCGTGAAGCGATTGATCCGGTGCGTTACGTGACGAATCATTCCAGCGGCAAAATGGGCTATGCCCTAGCCGAAGAGGCAATTGAAATGGGTGCTGAAGTGACATTGATTACTGGCCCCGTGAACTTGACGCCACCTTTCAAGGCTAGGGTAATACCAGTGGAATCTGCAGCGGATATGTATGATGCGGTATTCGAACAGTTCGGTTCCAGTGACGTCGTAATCATGACGGCTGCAGTTGCGGACTATAAACCAAAGATTTATCATGCTCAAAAGATGAAAAAGCAGCCAGGGGAAAATGTGATTGAATTTGAACGGACAAAGGATATCCTTAAGGAACTCGGTGAAAATAAAACTCATCAGATCTTGGTAGGTTTTGCGGCTGAAACGAACAACGTTGAAGAATACGCAAGAGGAAAATTAGTCAAAAAGAATGCAGATATGATCGTTGCCAATAATGTTACCGTCGCGGGGGCAGGATTTGGAACGGATACGAACATCGTGACCATTTACGATAAAGATGGAAGTGCGACCGAACTTCCAAAAATGAGTAAAGCGGATATAGCTAAAAGCATCCTGGCAGAAGTATCCCGCATGCAAAAGGAATGA
- the priA gene encoding primosomal protein N' — MDIASVIVDVPAKQTDREFDYRIPEKWNQVIKPGMRVIVPFGPRMVQGFVTGLKVKSEFAKLRNIKEPMDLEPVLNDELLQLGDWLTKEAMCFKISALQAMLPAAMKAKYEKVIKVVEDKKDQLPLFIQNFFGKNDSISWKDVIEGENASLFQKEMQNGNLELVYNVKNRLNKKTVRVIKSLLSPKELKEMASAMSSHAKKQQELLQYFIEHQEPIPLKELLELINTSSGTVKSLVSKGALAEMDQEIYRNPYENRVFEKSTPFTLTAEQTAALKPINEKIHHDEHDVFLLYGVTGSGKTEVYLQAIASVIEKGKEAIMLVPEISLTPQTVKRFKERFGEQVAVMHSGLSVGEKYDEWRKIHRKEVKVVVGARSAVFAPFENLGLVIIDEEHESSYKQEETPRYHARDVAIERAKSYRCPVILGSATPTLESFARAKKNVYKLLTLSQRMNENALPAVDIVDMREELRTGNRSMFSELLFTKLKDRLEKGEQTVLMLNKRGHSSFVMCRSCGLVINCPNCDISLTYHRFNDIMKCHYCGFEEGMPSVCPECESEHIRFFGTGTQKVEEELAKILPEARVIRMDVDTTSKKGSHERLLNAFGEGKADILLGTQMIAKGLDFPNITLVGVLSADTMLHLPDFRSSEKTFQLLTQVSGRAGRHQLPGEVVIQTYTPEHYSIELSALQDFDAFYEREMHLRRQSHYPPYYYVVLITVSHEDLMKTVSVTEKITNYLGSRLNRDSIVLGPVASPISRINNRYRYQCLIKYKREPDLNQHLRTLLEHYQKETAQNHLQISIDLNPQIMM; from the coding sequence ATGGATATAGCATCCGTCATCGTGGATGTACCTGCTAAACAAACGGATCGAGAATTCGACTATCGCATACCTGAAAAGTGGAACCAAGTCATCAAGCCCGGAATGCGAGTCATCGTCCCATTCGGTCCAAGAATGGTGCAGGGATTCGTCACAGGCTTAAAAGTTAAAAGCGAATTTGCGAAATTACGCAATATAAAGGAACCGATGGATTTGGAGCCCGTCCTTAATGATGAATTGCTGCAGCTTGGTGACTGGTTGACCAAAGAGGCGATGTGTTTTAAAATTTCAGCGCTGCAGGCCATGCTTCCGGCAGCGATGAAAGCAAAGTATGAAAAAGTTATTAAAGTCGTTGAAGATAAAAAGGATCAGCTTCCTCTCTTCATTCAAAACTTTTTTGGGAAAAATGATTCAATATCTTGGAAAGACGTGATTGAAGGGGAGAACGCCTCCCTCTTCCAAAAGGAAATGCAAAATGGCAATCTTGAGCTTGTATATAATGTGAAAAACCGACTAAATAAGAAGACGGTCCGTGTCATTAAATCTTTGCTATCCCCTAAGGAACTGAAAGAAATGGCATCAGCCATGTCCAGCCATGCAAAAAAACAGCAGGAACTCCTTCAATACTTTATTGAACATCAAGAACCCATTCCGTTAAAGGAATTGCTTGAATTGATAAACACATCAAGCGGTACTGTCAAATCCCTAGTGTCAAAAGGGGCTTTGGCCGAAATGGATCAAGAAATATACCGTAATCCGTATGAAAACCGTGTGTTCGAAAAATCCACACCCTTTACACTAACAGCTGAACAAACAGCTGCCTTGAAGCCCATCAACGAGAAGATACATCATGATGAACATGATGTCTTTCTTTTATATGGTGTAACCGGCAGCGGGAAGACGGAAGTGTATCTACAGGCAATTGCCTCTGTCATTGAAAAAGGAAAGGAAGCCATCATGCTTGTACCTGAAATCTCCTTAACGCCACAGACGGTGAAGCGGTTTAAGGAACGATTTGGTGAGCAGGTAGCTGTCATGCATAGCGGTTTATCCGTAGGTGAAAAATATGATGAATGGCGGAAAATTCATCGTAAGGAAGTTAAAGTGGTGGTGGGGGCGCGTTCAGCCGTGTTTGCTCCTTTTGAAAACCTGGGGCTGGTCATCATTGATGAAGAACATGAATCCAGTTATAAGCAAGAAGAAACACCAAGGTACCACGCCAGGGATGTTGCCATTGAAAGAGCAAAATCATATAGGTGCCCGGTAATTCTTGGCAGCGCCACACCTACACTTGAATCTTTTGCGCGTGCCAAGAAAAACGTCTATAAATTATTGACCCTTAGCCAGAGGATGAATGAAAATGCGTTGCCAGCAGTGGATATTGTAGATATGAGGGAAGAACTAAGAACGGGAAATCGTTCCATGTTTTCGGAGCTGCTCTTTACCAAGCTGAAAGACCGGCTTGAGAAGGGGGAGCAAACAGTCCTGATGCTAAATAAAAGGGGACATTCTTCCTTTGTGATGTGCCGAAGCTGCGGATTGGTCATCAACTGCCCTAATTGTGACATTTCACTCACTTATCATCGCTTTAATGATATAATGAAATGCCATTATTGTGGGTTTGAAGAGGGAATGCCTTCCGTTTGCCCCGAATGTGAAAGTGAGCATATAAGGTTCTTCGGTACAGGCACTCAAAAGGTTGAAGAAGAGCTAGCAAAAATCCTCCCTGAAGCACGGGTCATACGAATGGATGTTGACACGACGAGCAAGAAAGGTTCACATGAGCGGTTGCTGAATGCCTTTGGTGAAGGGAAGGCAGATATATTGCTAGGGACCCAAATGATAGCCAAGGGCCTTGATTTTCCTAATATCACTCTTGTTGGAGTCCTATCAGCCGATACGATGCTACATCTGCCTGATTTCCGTTCTTCTGAAAAGACATTCCAGCTGCTGACACAGGTAAGCGGAAGGGCGGGACGTCATCAGCTTCCGGGAGAAGTGGTCATCCAAACCTATACGCCTGAGCACTACAGCATCGAGCTTTCTGCCTTACAGGATTTTGATGCTTTTTATGAACGGGAGATGCATCTAAGGAGGCAAAGTCATTACCCTCCCTATTATTATGTTGTCCTTATAACCGTTTCACATGAAGACTTAATGAAGACGGTCAGTGTTACTGAAAAAATCACCAATTATTTAGGCTCACGATTGAATCGGGATTCTATCGTACTAGGTCCGGTTGCTTCGCCCATTAGTCGAATCAACAATAGATATCGCTATCAATGTCTGATAAAATACAAACGAGAGCCGGACCTTAATCAGCATCTGCGCACACTTTTGGAGCATTACCAAAAAGAAACCGCTCAAAATCATCTGCAGATTTCAATAGATTTAAATCCACAGATCATGATGTAA
- the def gene encoding peptide deformylase — translation MAILPIVLFPEKILQQKCDKVTSFDKKLAKLLNNMYETMVEADGVGLAAPQVGVKKQVAVVEIEEGSGAIELINPEVLEMEGEQTGVEGCLSFPSLYGEVSRPYRVKVRAQDRKGSFFEIEAEDFLARALQHEIDHLQGVLFTSKVSRYITEEELERFGEE, via the coding sequence TTGGCTATTTTACCGATTGTCTTGTTTCCTGAAAAAATTTTACAACAAAAATGCGATAAAGTAACAAGTTTTGATAAAAAGTTGGCAAAGCTGTTAAATAATATGTATGAAACGATGGTGGAGGCGGATGGCGTTGGACTTGCAGCACCTCAGGTTGGCGTGAAAAAGCAAGTGGCCGTCGTTGAAATAGAGGAAGGATCAGGAGCAATCGAACTGATTAATCCGGAAGTGCTGGAAATGGAAGGCGAACAGACAGGTGTTGAAGGATGCTTGAGCTTCCCGAGTTTATATGGCGAAGTATCGCGTCCATACCGTGTCAAAGTCCGGGCACAAGACCGAAAAGGATCTTTTTTCGAGATAGAAGCTGAGGATTTCCTCGCGAGGGCCCTTCAGCACGAAATTGATCATCTGCAAGGAGTTTTATTTACAAGTAAGGTTTCCCGGTATATTACGGAAGAAGAGTTAGAAAGGTTTGGGGAAGAATGA